The Humulus lupulus chromosome 4, drHumLupu1.1, whole genome shotgun sequence genome has a window encoding:
- the LOC133830417 gene encoding transportin MOS14 yields MDLQSTVKEALNALYHHPDGAVRMEADRWLQEFQRTLDAWQVADNLLHDASSNLETLIFCSQTLRSKVQRDFEELPSEAFRPLRDSLNNLLRKFHKGPPKVRTQISIAVAALAVYVAAEDWGDGGIVNWLRDEMNAHPEYIPAFLELLTVLPEEVFNYKIAARPERRRQFEKELTLQIEIALNILTACLNINELKEQVLEAFASWLRLKHGIPGSVLASHPLVLTALSSLNSEILSEASVNVISELIHYTAAGSYSAVPAHMPLIQVIVPQVMNLKGQLRDSSKDEEDVKAIARLFADMGDSYVELIATGSDESMLIVHALLEVASHPEYDIASMTFNFWHSLQVNLTRRDSYNSFGNESSIEAERNRRLQVFRPAYESLVSLVSFRVQYPQDDQDLSYEDLKEFKQTRYAVADVLIDAASVLGGDPTLKILYTKLFEAVGRYQNDEHGEWRPAEAALFCIRAISNYVSVVEAEVMPQVMNLLPKLPQHPQLLQTVCLTIGAYSKWLNAASSGLSILPSVIEILMSGMGKSEDSAAAAALAFRHICDDCRKKLCGFLDGLFHIYHRAVNGEGSFKVSPEDSLHLVEALSTVITELPPEQAKTALAMLCSPVITPLQEIVNQGPEVLNKKPARELTVHIDRCAYIFRYVYHPEAVADAIQRLWPIFKAIFDLRAWDMRTMESLCRACKYAVRTSGRLMGVTIGAMLEEIQGLYQQHHQPCFLYLSSEVIKIFGSDPSCANYLKSLIEALFMHTTHILTNIQEFTARPDIADDCFLLASRCIRYCPQLFIPSPVFPSIVDCSMIGITVQHREASNSILTFLSDIFDLANSSKGEQYLPIRDAVIIPRGAVITRILVAALTGALPSSRLETVTYTLLSLNRSYGAQAVEWAKESVSLIPSTAVTEIERSRFLKALSDAASGGDINALAVPIDELSDVCRRNRTVQEIVQGALRPLELNISPVS; encoded by the exons ATGGACCTCCAGAGCACTGTCAAAGAAGCCCTAAACGCACTATACCATCATCCTGATGGAGCGGTTCGTATGGAAGCCGATCGCTGGCTCCAGGAGTTTCAGCGCACCCTCGACGCTTGGCAG GTGGCTGATAACCTGCTTCATGATGCCTCTAGCAATCTAGAAACCTTAATTTTTTGTAGTCAGACTCTTAGAAGCAAG GTTCAGCGCGATTTTGAAGAACTACCTTCGGAAGCTTTTCGCCCATTGCGGGATTCATTAAAT AATTTACTTAGAAAGTTCCACAAGGGCCCCCCAAAAGTCAGAACACAG ATTAGCATTGCAGTTGCTGCCTTGGCTGTATATGTTGCCGCAGAAGATTGGGGGGATGGGGGTATTGTAAATTGGCTCCGGGATGAGATGAACGCGCATCCAGAATACATACCAGCATTCTTGGAGCTGCTTACAGTTTTGCCAGAG GAAGTTTTCAACTATAAGATAGCTGCTCGACCAGAAAGACGTCGCCAATTTGAAAAGGAGCTGACATTGCAAATCGAGATTGCTCTTAATATCTTAACAGCTTGTTTGAATATTAATGAGCTTAAAGAGCAG GTTCTAGAGGCGTTTGCTTCTTGGCTTAGACTAAAGCATGG GATCCCAGGAAGTGTGCTTGCATCTCACCCATTGGTGCTCACTGCTCTCTCAAGCTTGAATTCTGAAATACTTTCGGAGGCATCAGTAAATG TTATTTCTGAGTTGATCCATTATACAGCAGCCGGAAGCTACAGTGCTGTTCCTGCTCATATGCCACTAATTCAAGTAATTGTTCCTCAAGTAATGAATCTGAAGGGGCAGCTTAGAGATTCTTCAAAG GATGAGGAAGATGTGAAGGCCATTGCTCGGTTATTTGCTGACATGGGTGATTCATATGTTGAACTGATAGCAACAG GTTCTGATGAATCAATGTTGATTGTGCATGCATTACTGGAAGTTGCTTCACACCCTGAGTATGATATTGCTTCAATGACTTTCAATTTTTGGCACAGTCTTCAGGTGAACTTGACCAGAAG GGATTCATATAATTCATTTGGTAACGAGTCATCCATTGAAGCTGAGAGAAATAGAAGGCTGCAGGTTTTCCGACCGGCATACGAGTCCCTTGTATCCCTA GTAAGTTTTCGAGTTCAATATCCTCAAGATGATCAGGACCTTTCATATGAAGACCTCAAGGAATTCAAGCAAACAAGATATG CTGTGGCAGATGTCTTAATTGATGCAGCGTCAGTTCTAGGTGGTGATCCAACGCTTAAAATTCTATACACGAAGCTATTTGAG GCTGTAGGCAGATATCAGAATGATGAACACGGTGAATGGCGTCCAGCAGAGGCTGCTTTATTTTGCATCCGTGCTATTTCAAATTATGTATCAGTTGTTGAAGCTGAAGTAATGCCACag GTTATGAATTTACTTCCGAAACTTCCACAACATCCCCAGCTACTCCAAACAG tgtgCCTAACGATTGGAGCTTATTCAAAATGGCTTAATGCTGCATCTAGTGGACTATCTATACTACCTTCAGTTATAGAAATCCTTATGAGTGGCATGGGCAAATCTGAAGATTCTGCAGCAGCTGCGGCCTTAGCATTTAGACACATTTGTGATG ATTGCCGGAAAAAGCTTTGTGGATTTTTGGATGGCCTCTTTCATATATATCACAGGGCAGTGAATGGTGAAGGTAGTTTTAAAGTCTCTCCTGAAGACTCGTTGCATCTTGTTGAAGCATTAAG CACTGTTATTACAGAGCTTCCTCCTGAGCAAGCTAAAACAGCTCTGGCGATGTTATGCTCACCGGTCATTACTCCATTACAG GAAATTGTCAACCAAGGTCCAGAAGTTTTAAATAAAAAACCTGCACGAGAGTTAACAGTTCATATTGACCGGTGTGCCTACATTTTCAG ATATGTATATCATCCTGAAGCTGTTGCAGATGCAATTCAAAGGCTATGGCCAATTTTTAAAGCCATCTTTGATCT TCGTGCTTGGGATATGCGGACAATGGAGTCTCTTTGCCGAGCTTGCAAATATGCT GTGAGAACCTCTGGAAGGCTCATGGGAGTTACAATTGGCGCTATGCTGGAAGAGATCCAAGGCCTTTATCAGCAACATCACCAACCATGTTTTCTTTATCTCTCTAGTGAGGTCATTAag ATATTTGGTTCTGACCCATCCTGTGCAAATTATTTGAAAAGTTTGATTGAAGCACTCTTTATGCATACAACTCATATTCTTACAAATATTCAG GAATTTACTGCCAGACCAGATATAGCAGATGATTGTTTTTTGTTAGCATCAAGATGCATTCGATATTGTCCTCAATTATTTATTCCATCCCCAGTCTTTCCATCAATAGTAGATTGTTCAATGATCGGGATTACAGTACAGCACCG agaAGCCTCAAATTCAATATTGACATTCTTATCTGATATATTTGATCTGGCAAACTCTAGCAAAGGGGAACAGTACTTACCTATTAGGGATGCTGTAATAATTCCTCGAGGAGCTGTCATCACAAGAATTTTGGTTGCTGCATTGACTGGAGCACTCCCTAGCTCTAGACTAGAAACG GTAACATACACACTATTATCGCTAAATCGATCATATGGGGCACAAGCTGTGGAGTGGGCTAAAGAAAGCGTTTCACTAATTCCTTCGACGGCTGTAACAGAGATCGAACGTTCAAGATTTTTGAAAGCACTGTCAGATGCTGCATCAGGGGGTGATATTAATGCTTTGGCGGTCCCGATCGATGAGTTATCAGATGTTTGTCGTCGGAACCGAACAGTCCAGGAGATCGTTCAAGGAGCTTTGAGGCCGCTTGAGTTGAATATTTCACCAGTATCATAG